From Armatimonadota bacterium:
CGATACGCTGGGATCGGTCGTAGGGCCGCTTGTCGCGTTTCTGATCCTGAGGGCGTTGGTCAACCACCCGAACAAGTATCATATCGTTTTCCTGGTTGCGGGGGCCATCGCCGCCGTCCCACTTGTGATCATCGGCCTTTTCGTGAAGGAGCGCTGTGCGTCGGTCAAGAAGCAGCCTATCTCGCTGCGGGCATTCAGAGGACCGTTTGCAGCCTTTCTCGGGATAATGCTGCTGTTCACGATCGGCAACTCCTCGGATGCCTTCATCATACTTCGGGCACAAAACGTGGGTGTGCCGGTGACGCTGATCCCGATAGTCTATGCACTGTTCAACCTGGTTTCCGCCCTCACCGCCATCCCTGCGGGAAACCTCGCGGACCGGGTCGGCAGACGGCAAGTCATTCGCTACGGATGGGCGGTGTATGCGCTGGCGTATCTCGGCTTCGCGCTGGCAAGCGCACCGTGGATGATATGGGTGTTCTATGCGCTGTACGGGCTCTTCTACGCCCTTACGGAGGGTTCGGCCAAAGCCATGGTCGCCGAGCTTGTTCCCGACAAGAACCGAGGTGCGGCATACGGTCTCTACAATGCGTCTATCGGAGTCATGGCGCTCCCAGCCAGTGTTATTGCCGGCGTACTCTGGAACAAGATATCGCCTGCCGCGCCGTTTGCCTTTGGCGCAGCCTTGGCTGCCCTGGCGTTCGTCGGCCTCAGCCTGGTGCCTCAGGCTCACTCACAAGTGGAAGCGGGCAGATGAGATGACATGCGTTGGTGAGATGCCGCTATGAACTTGAGTTCGAACCAGAGACGAGTGCTCGCGGTACGCTTCTCGCAACTGGAGGAGCGGCTCAGCGAGATCGAACGTATTCTGACGTCGCATTCAGAGGGAAACCTGTTCAGCCGACGCGTGGACCGCATAAGCGCCGAGGAGA
This genomic window contains:
- a CDS encoding MFS transporter, whose protein sequence is MGATAAGDADADGDRGLERNVVTLGWVAFFGGLAQDMIQPILPLFYTKVLGLNKEFVGLIEGLLTSVVSLSKIGAGYLSDALGMRKAIVFTGYALSALGRFGLGFAGSGISALGLRLGDGLGKGLKDAPRDALVASSAGGRKLGFAFGVQRTLDTLGSVVGPLVAFLILRALVNHPNKYHIVFLVAGAIAAVPLVIIGLFVKERCASVKKQPISLRAFRGPFAAFLGIMLLFTIGNSSDAFIILRAQNVGVPVTLIPIVYALFNLVSALTAIPAGNLADRVGRRQVIRYGWAVYALAYLGFALASAPWMIWVFYALYGLFYALTEGSAKAMVAELVPDKNRGAAYGLYNASIGVMALPASVIAGVLWNKISPAAPFAFGAALAALAFVGLSLVPQAHSQVEAGR